The following proteins are encoded in a genomic region of Corylus avellana chromosome ca4, CavTom2PMs-1.0:
- the LOC132178431 gene encoding cysteine-rich repeat secretory protein 38-like, translating into MASLLTLHLLIFSLISFTTVVLPLPSLLSINCTPPFQKAHQVQSSSFTQCRLDLTPKNCTLCAQNAKQTISNLCPTADAVSAWFDGCYIEYDHNNSTTSSLVHLESTAAWFCSHQATAVDRSGQFELVLEILLLRLRSDVNLATHLGFSTGEIKYGNGSSVYALAECVRYLSPKECEVCVGKGIEKLYKYCGGKEGGTVVAGYCTVRYESFRFFSDLENAGGPDSDGGSGAVPIRESGKGGCIGFKVKAALVWGAGIVCVALVLLSGWLMRRSVINKAKISSFGDGDDDELGTKGVV; encoded by the coding sequence ATGGCCTCTCTTCTAACACTCCACCTTCTTATCTTCTCTCTGATTTCCTTCACTACAGTAGTTCtacctctcccttctcttctgTCGATCAATTGCACTCCACCATTTCAAAAAGCTCACCAGGTCCAGAGTAGTAGCTTCACGCAATGCCGGCTCGATCTCACTCCAAAAAACTGCACCCTCTGTGCACAAAATGCCAAACAAACCATTTCCAATCTCTGCCCAACCGCCGACGCCGTTTCAGCTTGGTTTGACGGTTGCTACATCGAGTACGACCACAACAACAGCACTACTTCTTCTCTAGTACATCTCGAAAGTACTGCCGCCTGGTTCTGCTCACACCAAGCCACTGCTGTAGACCGGTCTGGTCAGTTTGAACTAGTTCTCGAGATATTGCTTCTACGGCTAAGATCTGATGTCAACCTGGCTACTCACCTTGGATTTTCAACCGGGGAGATCAAATATGGAAATGGTAGTAGCGTTTATGCACTTGCCGAGTGTGTCCGCTACTTGTCACCTAAAGAGTGTGAAGTTTGTGTAGGAAAAGGAATTGAGAAGCTTTACAAGTATTGTGGTGGCAAAGAGGGAGGCACTGTAGTTGCTGGTTATTGCACTGTCCGCTATGAGAGCTTCCGGTTCTTTTCCGACCTTGAGAATGCCGGTGGACCAGATTCCGATGGTGGGTCCGGAGCTGTTCCGATCAGGGAGAGTGGGAAAGGTGGTTGTATAGGATTTAAGGTGAAAGCAGCTTTGGTTTGGGGGGCAGGAATTGTTTGTGTTGCTTTGGTTCTTCTGTCTGGTTGGTTAATGAGAAGATCAGTTATCAACAAAGCTAAGATATCATCTTTTGGTGATGGAGATGATGATGAATTGGGAACTAAAGGAGTTGTATGA